In Actinoplanes sp. NBC_00393, a single genomic region encodes these proteins:
- a CDS encoding carboxylate-amine ligase, translating into MTSTITTGSTVTGGPAPAELRVGVTEEFLLLDPVTGDNVAGGDHGGPETAPGKISLSSGVCTDLRDVRTRLLAQRRRAATAAADAGARLVAIGATPVGEAGQEPAADTSFLKIIGRYDLLALDPAVCGMHVQVGVPDRELAVQVCNHLRVWLPVIQALTSNSPFAGGIDTGYASWRAVQLLRRPGVGPTPHFDTLADYETTLAGLRTYGVMLDGAGWHARLAPTQPAVEVSVGDVCTDVDDAVLVTALVRAAVATAVTDVLDHRPAPKPQDCIVEAAHWQAARDGLDGELVDLRLGRARPAWELIDEFFATVSPALLFSGDLNLVVDELARLRHTGDGAGRQRRIHQGTGDLRAVLAALAAWTTAG; encoded by the coding sequence ATGACTTCCACGATCACCACCGGCAGTACGGTCACCGGCGGCCCGGCGCCGGCTGAGCTCCGTGTCGGGGTGACCGAGGAGTTTCTGCTGCTCGATCCGGTGACCGGCGACAATGTCGCGGGCGGCGACCACGGCGGTCCGGAGACCGCGCCCGGCAAGATCAGCCTCAGCTCCGGCGTGTGCACCGACCTGCGCGACGTGCGTACCCGGCTGCTCGCCCAGCGCCGCCGGGCCGCGACCGCGGCAGCCGACGCCGGCGCCCGGCTGGTCGCGATCGGCGCCACCCCGGTCGGCGAAGCCGGGCAGGAGCCCGCGGCCGACACGTCGTTCCTGAAGATCATCGGCCGGTACGACCTACTGGCGCTCGACCCCGCGGTCTGCGGTATGCACGTGCAGGTCGGCGTGCCGGACCGGGAACTCGCCGTGCAGGTCTGCAACCACCTGCGGGTCTGGCTGCCGGTGATCCAGGCGCTCACCAGCAACTCCCCGTTCGCCGGTGGCATCGACACCGGGTACGCCAGCTGGCGAGCGGTGCAGCTGCTGCGCCGGCCCGGGGTGGGCCCGACGCCGCACTTCGACACCCTCGCCGACTACGAGACCACCCTGGCCGGCCTGCGCACCTACGGGGTCATGCTCGACGGGGCCGGCTGGCATGCCCGGCTCGCCCCCACGCAGCCGGCCGTGGAGGTCAGCGTCGGTGACGTCTGCACCGACGTCGACGACGCTGTCCTGGTCACCGCGCTGGTCCGGGCCGCGGTCGCCACCGCCGTCACCGACGTCCTCGACCATCGGCCCGCGCCGAAACCGCAGGACTGCATCGTCGAGGCCGCGCACTGGCAGGCCGCCCGTGACGGTCTCGACGGCGAACTCGTCGACCTGCGCCTCGGCCGCGCCCGGCCGGCCTGGGAGCTGATCGACGAGTTCTTCGCCACGGTCAGCCCCGCCCTGCTGTTCAGCGGCGACCTCAATCTGGTCGTGGACGAGCTGGCCCGGCTGCGGCACACCGGCGACGGCGCCGGCCGGCAGCGACGGATCCATCAGGGTACCGGTGATCTCCGTGCGGTGCTGGCGGCTCTGGCGGCATGGACCACCGCCGGTTGA
- a CDS encoding MarR family winged helix-turn-helix transcriptional regulator, producing the protein MSEAQAAQLGHRLLASGLAADPAFLLARARAVTSSAANARLAPLGLKVRSMSVLWLAAQGLGPSQRELSEFLGLDPSQVVSLVDDLQQRGLVERRPDERDRRSRIIVATAEGQRLLGEALVVARAAGDACFAKLTDHERTTLSELLLKVAF; encoded by the coding sequence ATGTCCGAGGCGCAGGCCGCCCAGCTCGGACACCGGCTGCTGGCCTCCGGCCTCGCCGCCGATCCCGCCTTCCTACTGGCCCGCGCCCGGGCCGTGACCAGCAGCGCGGCGAACGCGCGGCTGGCGCCGCTCGGTCTGAAGGTCCGCTCGATGTCGGTGCTGTGGCTGGCTGCTCAGGGGCTCGGCCCCTCCCAGCGCGAGCTCAGCGAGTTCCTCGGGCTGGATCCCAGTCAGGTGGTCAGCCTGGTCGACGACCTGCAACAGCGCGGCCTGGTGGAACGGCGGCCCGACGAGCGGGACCGGCGCTCGCGCATCATCGTGGCGACCGCCGAGGGACAGCGGCTGCTGGGCGAGGCGCTGGTCGTGGCCCGAGCAGCCGGCGACGCCTGCTTCGCGAAGCTGACCGACCATGAGCGGACGACTCTGTCCGAGCTTTTGCTGAAGGTGGCCTTCTGA
- a CDS encoding STAS domain-containing protein, protein MDLRTAPPAHRHDLHIIGPTAVDGHAVTLYSTGVLDGLNTDQLVAAFRATLDDPAADPIDLDINGLTFLDSGGIRALLRCRTVARAAGRHLRLRDPAPPVRQVLAITGLIGVFDLVE, encoded by the coding sequence ATGGATCTCCGCACCGCTCCTCCTGCCCACCGCCATGACCTGCACATCATTGGTCCCACGGCCGTCGACGGCCATGCGGTCACGCTGTATTCGACCGGTGTGCTCGACGGACTCAACACCGACCAGCTGGTGGCGGCCTTCCGCGCCACGCTCGACGACCCGGCAGCCGACCCGATCGACCTCGACATCAACGGCCTGACGTTCCTCGACTCCGGCGGGATCCGGGCGCTGCTGCGCTGCCGGACGGTCGCCCGGGCCGCCGGACGGCATCTGCGCCTGCGCGATCCCGCTCCCCCGGTGCGCCAGGTCCTCGCCATCACCGGCCTGATCGGCGTCTTCGACCTGGTCGAGTGA
- a CDS encoding GyrI-like domain-containing protein, whose product MTNKIDFKKTLDGYQARQGRFRFLDVPELRYLMIDGHGDPNSSPAFAEAIQTLYPVAYKLKFASKQDLGRDYVVPPLEGLWWADDMESFTAARDKSRWDWTLMLMTPDWISQDMFATAVERAGKQGVRLESLSEGRCVQTLHIGSFDDETKVLAELHDEFIPGQGLRMTGKHHEIYLSDFRKVAPEKQRTILRQPVTG is encoded by the coding sequence ATGACCAACAAGATCGACTTCAAGAAGACGCTCGACGGCTATCAGGCGCGGCAGGGCCGGTTCCGGTTCTTGGACGTGCCGGAGCTGCGGTACCTCATGATCGACGGACATGGGGATCCGAACAGTTCGCCGGCCTTCGCCGAGGCGATCCAGACGCTGTACCCGGTGGCCTACAAGCTGAAGTTCGCCAGCAAGCAGGACCTGGGGCGTGATTACGTCGTCCCGCCGCTGGAGGGCCTGTGGTGGGCCGACGACATGGAGTCGTTCACCGCGGCGCGGGACAAGTCGCGGTGGGACTGGACGCTGATGCTCATGACGCCGGACTGGATCAGCCAGGACATGTTCGCCACCGCGGTCGAGCGGGCCGGCAAGCAGGGCGTCCGCCTGGAGAGCCTGTCCGAAGGGCGGTGCGTGCAGACGTTGCACATCGGCTCGTTCGACGACGAGACGAAGGTGCTGGCCGAGCTGCACGACGAGTTCATCCCCGGCCAGGGGCTGCGGATGACCGGAAAGCATCACGAGATCTACCTCAGCGACTTCCGTAAGGTGGCGCCGGAGAAGCAGCGCACCATCCTGCGGCAGCCGGTCACCGGGTAG
- a CDS encoding amidase, producing the protein MFWSAAELSAAIRSRAVSCVDVMTAYLGRIDELNPKVNAIVNLRPRAELLAEAAEKDRLLSRGIHQGWMHGFPHAVKDLADVAGLETSYGLIPPGAAGPATADSLFVERIRAAGAIFIGKTNVPELGLGSHTYNNVFGTTYNAYDHTKSAGGSSGGAAVAVALRMVPVADGSDFMGSLRNPPGWNNVYGLRPSVGRVPSFGGEKFVAQAGVEGPIARTATDLGLLLRTMAGYDARAPLSLHGDSPRTPSLHGRRIAWFGDLGGYLPMEPEVLAITQAALSHFTALGMTVDTLDDLPAAGTFTGNESLWPTWLTLRHWLAGMSVKAVHDVPALRARLKPEALFEYEGLTGLSAIEVHQASEARSGLYEAFRRLFETYEYAVLPTAQVLPFDAALHWPQRIGDTEMTTYHRWMEVTAIGTLINAPVLAVPAGFSAAGLPIGLQIIGRNHDDFALLDLAAAWEARTATR; encoded by the coding sequence ATGTTCTGGAGTGCCGCCGAGCTCTCGGCAGCGATCCGCAGCCGCGCGGTGAGCTGCGTCGACGTGATGACCGCGTACCTCGGCCGGATCGACGAGCTCAACCCGAAGGTCAACGCGATCGTCAATCTGCGCCCGCGCGCCGAGCTGCTGGCCGAGGCCGCCGAGAAGGACCGGCTGCTGAGCCGGGGCATCCATCAGGGCTGGATGCACGGCTTCCCGCACGCCGTGAAGGACCTCGCCGACGTCGCCGGGCTCGAGACCAGCTACGGCCTGATACCGCCGGGGGCCGCCGGGCCGGCCACCGCGGACTCGCTGTTCGTCGAGCGCATCCGGGCCGCCGGCGCGATCTTCATCGGCAAGACCAACGTCCCGGAGCTGGGGCTCGGCTCGCACACCTACAACAACGTCTTCGGTACGACCTACAACGCCTACGACCACACGAAGTCCGCAGGTGGCAGCAGTGGCGGCGCGGCCGTCGCGGTGGCCCTGCGGATGGTCCCGGTCGCCGACGGCAGCGACTTCATGGGTTCGCTGCGCAACCCGCCCGGCTGGAACAACGTCTACGGCCTGCGCCCGTCGGTGGGCCGGGTCCCGTCCTTCGGCGGGGAGAAGTTCGTCGCCCAGGCCGGTGTCGAGGGGCCGATCGCGCGTACCGCCACCGACCTCGGGTTGCTGCTGCGCACGATGGCCGGCTACGACGCCCGCGCCCCGCTCTCCCTGCACGGCGACAGCCCGCGCACACCATCCCTGCATGGCAGGAGGATCGCCTGGTTCGGCGACCTCGGCGGTTACCTGCCGATGGAACCAGAGGTCCTCGCGATCACCCAGGCCGCGCTCAGCCACTTCACCGCTCTCGGCATGACCGTCGACACCCTCGATGATCTGCCCGCCGCGGGCACGTTCACCGGCAACGAGAGCCTCTGGCCGACGTGGCTGACGCTGCGGCACTGGCTGGCCGGCATGTCCGTCAAGGCCGTCCACGACGTCCCGGCGCTGCGTGCCCGGCTCAAACCCGAGGCGCTCTTCGAGTACGAGGGCCTCACCGGGCTGTCCGCGATCGAGGTGCACCAGGCCTCCGAGGCGCGCAGCGGCCTTTACGAGGCCTTCCGCCGGCTCTTCGAGACGTACGAGTACGCCGTACTGCCCACCGCCCAGGTGCTGCCCTTCGACGCCGCCCTGCACTGGCCGCAGCGGATCGGCGACACCGAGATGACCACCTACCACCGGTGGATGGAGGTCACCGCGATCGGCACTCTGATCAACGCCCCGGTCCTGGCCGTCCCGGCCGGCTTCAGCGCCGCCGGCCTCCCGATCGGGTTGCAGATCATCGGCCGCAACCACGACGACTTCGCCCTGCTGGATCTCGCCGCCGCCTGGGAGGCCCGGACCGCTACCCGGTGA
- a CDS encoding GAF and ANTAR domain-containing protein: MAQDRGSRGGKGQPSINYTAGVRANELAETLSDLARSLQDERDVDDTLTAIVSAAVHTVPGTRYAGITVVQARRAVETRAASDELVRKVDEAQYDTGQGPCLDATWVQQTVRLTDMAAEQRWPEFTRRAAHLGVRSMLSFQLFVTRDNLGALNLYSDEPEAFTDESEYVGLLFAAHAAVALVGAQQHQSLTLAVSMRDLIGQAKGILMERHRISADQAFELLVRASQRTNTKLAEIARVLTETGELPRPGKRR, translated from the coding sequence ATGGCACAGGATCGAGGGAGCCGCGGCGGCAAGGGGCAGCCGTCGATCAATTACACCGCGGGCGTACGCGCGAACGAGCTCGCCGAGACCTTGAGCGATCTGGCCCGCTCACTTCAGGACGAACGCGATGTCGACGACACCCTCACCGCGATCGTGTCCGCTGCCGTGCACACCGTGCCCGGCACCCGGTACGCCGGGATCACCGTCGTGCAGGCCCGCCGTGCCGTGGAGACCCGCGCCGCGAGTGACGAGCTGGTCCGCAAGGTCGACGAGGCGCAGTACGACACCGGGCAGGGGCCCTGCCTGGACGCCACCTGGGTGCAGCAGACCGTCCGGCTGACCGACATGGCCGCCGAACAACGCTGGCCCGAGTTCACCCGGCGGGCCGCGCATCTCGGCGTCCGCAGCATGCTCTCCTTCCAGCTCTTCGTGACCCGCGACAACCTGGGCGCGCTGAACCTGTACTCCGACGAGCCGGAGGCGTTCACCGACGAGTCGGAGTACGTCGGCCTGCTGTTCGCCGCGCACGCCGCTGTCGCGCTCGTCGGCGCTCAGCAGCATCAGTCCCTGACCCTGGCCGTCTCGATGCGTGACCTCATCGGGCAGGCCAAGGGCATCCTGATGGAACGGCACCGGATCAGCGCCGACCAGGCCTTCGAGCTCCTGGTCCGGGCCAGCCAGCGGACCAACACGAAACTGGCCGAGATCGCCCGCGTGCTCACCGAGACCGGTGAGCTGCCACGGCCCGGCAAGCGCCGGTGA
- a CDS encoding metallophosphoesterase produces MILVFLLVLAVVLAILASAHWYVWRRLVRDTTAPRTGWRRAGNAVFIAGPVLAVGALAGGQSGLPHSLVRVVAWPGYLWLALLIYLFLGVLAGEVVRPLLSRWLARRREPVPATTAPAAEIAPERVPENPAQISRRVFVSRIAGGAAAAIAVGTVGAGAYRTLDGPSVKRITVPLAKLPRSAHGLRIAVVSDVHLGPVLGSGFCQRVVDTINSTQPDLVAVVGDLIDGDVEDLAGSVEPLRGLRSRLGTFFVTGNHEYISGVEPWVAKVRELGMQPLRNSRLELPGFDLAGVDDVSGERDGGGGADFAAALSDRDRSRAVVLLAHQPVAIHEAVEHGVDLQLSGHTHGGQLWPGNYIAELANPTNAGLERYGDTQLYVSRGAGAWGPPVRVGAPSDITVVQLASGSA; encoded by the coding sequence GTGATCCTCGTATTTCTGCTGGTGCTGGCCGTGGTGCTGGCGATCCTCGCAAGCGCTCACTGGTACGTCTGGCGCCGGCTCGTCCGCGACACCACCGCACCCCGCACCGGGTGGCGCAGGGCCGGCAACGCCGTGTTCATCGCCGGCCCGGTGCTGGCGGTCGGCGCCCTGGCCGGCGGGCAGTCCGGGCTGCCGCACAGCCTCGTACGGGTCGTCGCGTGGCCCGGATATCTGTGGCTGGCGCTGCTGATCTACCTGTTCCTCGGGGTGCTCGCCGGCGAGGTGGTCCGGCCGCTGCTGAGCCGTTGGCTGGCACGCCGTCGCGAACCGGTGCCGGCCACCACCGCACCGGCTGCGGAAATCGCGCCGGAGCGCGTACCGGAAAATCCTGCCCAGATCTCGCGCCGGGTCTTCGTCTCCCGGATCGCCGGCGGCGCGGCCGCCGCCATCGCGGTCGGCACCGTCGGGGCCGGCGCCTACCGCACTCTCGACGGGCCCTCCGTCAAACGGATCACCGTGCCGCTGGCGAAGCTGCCGCGCAGCGCCCACGGGCTGCGGATCGCCGTGGTCAGCGACGTGCACCTCGGCCCGGTCCTCGGCAGCGGCTTCTGCCAACGGGTGGTCGACACGATCAACTCGACCCAGCCGGACCTGGTCGCGGTGGTCGGCGACCTGATCGACGGCGACGTGGAGGACCTGGCCGGCTCGGTGGAGCCGCTGCGCGGGCTGCGCTCGCGGCTCGGCACCTTCTTCGTGACCGGCAACCACGAGTACATCTCCGGCGTCGAGCCGTGGGTCGCCAAGGTGCGTGAGCTCGGCATGCAGCCGCTGCGCAACTCCCGGCTCGAGCTGCCCGGCTTCGACCTGGCCGGCGTCGACGACGTGTCCGGCGAGCGCGACGGCGGCGGTGGCGCCGACTTCGCCGCGGCGCTCAGCGACCGGGACCGCAGCCGTGCGGTGGTGCTGCTGGCCCACCAGCCGGTGGCCATTCACGAGGCCGTCGAGCACGGCGTCGACCTGCAGCTGTCCGGGCACACCCACGGTGGGCAGCTGTGGCCCGGCAACTACATCGCCGAGCTGGCGAACCCGACCAACGCCGGCCTGGAACGCTACGGCGACACCCAGCTGTACGTCAGCCGCGGCGCCGGCGCCTGGGGCCCGCCGGTCCGGGTCGGCGCCCCGTCCGACATCACCGTCGTGCAGCTGGCCTCCGGCTCGGCGTGA